The DNA window AGCACATATTGCTGACATGGAAAATGAGGCCAGACGGAGGTTGAACCATCTGAAAGTGctctgcagaaaaaaaggaggagTAAATCCAGAAACGGCTTCAAGGGTCTATCGGTCTTATATTCGACCTCTGTCCGAATATGCAGCGCCTGCCTGGTGTAATGTAGGGGCAACTAAAGAAACTCCAGACCATACAAAACATTGCAATAAATATGTGCTACAGAATCCCCAAATACACAAGCAACAAATACACCCACCTTCTCTCTGGCTTCATGACACTGCAAGAACGAATAGTCagtctgggaaaaaaaagtatcttCGCAGGGCTGAAACAAATCCATCACTCCAACCAATCATTGAGGAAGAAAGAACAAACCCACCCAGATTCATTTGCACCACTCCCCTGTCTGTTCTACTGAAACACAATATAGAAACCCAACACAACCACAACACATTTTAGATATTTAAAGGATTTTGCTCTTACTTTTCCTTATTGtgttatttgattattttaattattgatttTAAGATGGGGCAACTGAAAAGTTCCTAGACtttgttttatagttttttACAGATGTGTCCTATTGTTACTGATATGCTGCAGTCTTaatgtagttttgttttttttgtttgtttgtttgttttaaaaaactaGTCAGGGTTAAAGGAAAATAGAGGGGAAcgaatgggaaaaaaagaaaaagaaacaaagagaaaaaaaggaaaaaaagggtgaaaattatttttatattgcaTGGTGAGCAGAGTGAACAGACTGTGATGGTGTCATGGTGATTGATTAACCCTTTACTCTCCTTTCCCCTCCCCACTCCCATGGAGCAACCGGGACTCAAGAGGACGGCTGTCCTGAACGGTCCCTACAAGTACCAAGATCTTCTGTCTGTATGTCTCAGCTTTCAGCAGTCCAGTCAGACACTCTTGTGTGTTACTAGGcaagaacaacatggcagagacagctccagctcagctccagctccaaaGGCGCCGGCAAGAGGCGCCAAGAAGAAGGCGCCTAGACCGAAGAAGACCGGTTCCAGCGTCGGTGAGCTCATCCTGAAAACTGTGGCCACATCCAAGGAGCGGAGCGGCGTGTCTGCGGCCGCCCTCAAGAAGGCTCTGGCTGCCGGAGGCTACGATGTGGACAAGAACAAGTCCCGCGTCAGGACCGCCATCAAGGCCCTGGTGGCTAAGGGCTCTCTGGTCCAGACCAAAGGGACCGGGGCCTCCGGCTCCTTCAAGATGAGCAAGAAGGCTGCCGAACCTAAGAAGGTCAAGAAGCCGGCCAAGAAAGCCGCTCCTAAAGCCAAGAAGCCCACAGCACCCAAAAATCCCAAGACAGCGGCAGCTAAGAAACCAACAGCCGCTAAGAAGTCTCCCAAGAAGGCCAAGAAACCCGCAGCGGCCAAGAGCCCCAAGAAGGCTGCAAAGAGCCCGAAAAAGGCCACCAAGAGCCCCAAGAAGGTGGCCAAAAAGGCCCCTGCAGCCAAGAAAGCCCCCACAAAGAAGGCAGCCAAGCCCAAAGTCAAGAAAGCAGCAGCCAAGAAGAAGTGAGCTGTCATCAGTCTCATCAACAAACTACTCACTAAAAGGCTCTTTTAAGAACCACCCACACTATTCTTAAAGAGCAATGTGctattagtttttattatcattaaatgaatacatttttttaattaattaatcgtTATtatcaacattattattataataattaagttaatatatatatatatatatatagttaatataacattaacatttcccattctgaaaaaaaaaaaaaaaagactgaatttatttccatgacatttatttttggcAGTTTCAGTGGTTAGAATTTATGTCTCAGCCATCAAACGACAACAGATTAATAATCCAAAGCTAATTTTAGGGTAACATCACATCATACTGCATTAACACAGCTCACAGGCCAACAGCATGATTTTCCTTAATTGTGTTCTTTATTTTGTGAAACCACATTAATTGTTATAATTTACGCAAGTGATGAAAGGCTACTTAAGAGGacggcccaattccaatccgatcccttacagactcactgacttagaggtgcgttcatgtgaagtgcatgagtgtgtgaagGCTGTCCTATTGTCAAATcgtcaagtcagtgagtcagtgagtgagccctttatgccccTGTACCATAGGTCAGCATTGATGCGGACTTACggtaaggaaattacccacagttcatagcgtTCTTGAGTGGTGACTGGTTTTGTGAGCTGATGGTGCTCTGTATTGTGGTTGGCTCGTGGTTGGGTGTCTGTTTTCTGTCATGCTGTGCAGTTTCTTTATCGACTATAGTTTTCCATGTCTGGTCAAAATGTGGGTCATCTGGGCATGAATGGATGTTTCCAAGATGATTACGGAAGAATGTGGCTTTGTCTTTATTGTCAGTGATGATTGT is part of the Epinephelus lanceolatus isolate andai-2023 chromosome 5, ASM4190304v1, whole genome shotgun sequence genome and encodes:
- the LOC117262881 gene encoding uncharacterized protein LOC117262881 isoform X1, yielding MEQPGLKRTAVLNGPYKYQDLLSVCLSFQQSSQTLLCVTRQEQHGRDSSSSAPAPKAPARGAKKKAPRPKKTGSSVGELILKTVATSKERSGVSAAALKKALAAGGYDVDKNKSRVRTAIKALVAKGSLVQTKGTGASGSFKMSKKAAEPKKVKKPAKKAAPKAKKPTAPKNPKTAAAKKPTAAKKSPKKAKKPAAAKSPKKAAKSPKKATKSPKKVAKKAPAAKKAPTKKAAKPKVKKAAAKKK
- the LOC117262881 gene encoding uncharacterized protein LOC117262881 isoform X2; this translates as MEQPGLKRTAVLNGPYKYQDLLSVCLSFQQSSQTLLCVTRQEQHGRDSSSSAPAPKAPARGAKKKAPRPKKTGSSVGELILKTVATSKERSGVSAAALKKALAAGGYDVDKNKSRVRTAIKALVAKGSLVQTKGTGASGSFKMSKKAAEPKKVKKPAKKAAPKAKKPTAPKNPKTAAAKKPTAAKKSPKKAKKPAAAKSPKKAAKSPKKATKSPKKKAAKPKVKKAAAKKK